The genomic interval TCCAGTAAAAAACCGGTTTATGCCCTGATAGAGGGAATAGGCGCATCCGGAGCCTACTGGCTTGCATGTTCAGCAGAAAAAATATTTGCTATGCGGACATCGCTTGTGGGTTCAATCGGCGTTATAAGCATGTCACCTGACTTTTCAGAATTCCTTGATACCCTGGGCATAAAAATGAGGATAAATAAGGTTGGAAAATATAAGGATATAAATTCTCCATTCAGGCCAATGACGGAGGAGGAAAATACCATTTATAACAATATTATGAAGGACGTTTACTCAGTATTCAGGGAAGAGGTCAAGAAGAGAAGAAACCTTGGTGAAGATATCATGGAAGATATTGCAACCGGGCTTGTATTTTCTGCAGAACAGGCAAAGAAAAATGGGCTAATAGATGGAATAGCCAATCTGGAAACTGTGGTTGATGAATTAAAAGCAAAAACAGGAACAAATTCTATAAAAAATCTCACACCAAAAAGGCCATTTATTTCCCGTTTAATGTCCATGTCTTTCGAGGCTATATATAACGTTATAAAATAAATTTCCTGGAATTAGCTAGTGAATTCCATATTGCAATAATATCATTTCAGGAAGGACCTGTACACTTTTTTTATATTGCTGTATACTGGTGCAGTATTGCCGCCAAGGAGGTATGATATTCCGAAAGCCGCACCGAATCCAGTGCCTTCTTTTACATATCCTTCATCGTAATATTTCAATCCAGTTATCCCGGAAAAATTCATGTTTGCATATAATACGCTTTGCCCGGCAAGCTTTCTCATAAGTTTTTCCTTATCTTTCATAATATAGCCTGTTGTGAAGACATACCGGTTATTATTGCCATTTATCAACCTGTCAAGGTAAAAAACTGTTGCCATCTGGGTACCTCCTGCATAAAATAATGTTGATTTATTAATAACACTGCCAATACCCAGGGAAATTGCCATCATATAATCGCCGAATTCAGCCACGCTATCATTATAACCTGGCAACTTTCCAGTCCTCTCCAGTGCACGGGCTGTAAATGATTCTTTTATTGCATCTGGAGAATTTTTCATTGAACTGCTTGTCATTTCACCAATGCCAATAGAGGAAAGTACAGTGTGGGCAGTTGTGGTACCTCCAGGAACACTTTCTGCAAGAAATATAAATTTATACTTTCCATCAAGCAAATTCCCGAGATAACTCCCATAAGCCTTTGCCCTTTCATAAAATTGCAATGCCTTTTCCTTTGAGCCGTCACCCGCACTTCCCAGTGATGTTTTTATGAATGGAACTGCAGGATCCTGGATAAATCCAGCATCCATAATTAAGGTATTTATGCCCGATATTTCATTGGCCCCCCTTGTTATTATTGATGGTGTAGGAATGCCCTCTTCTGTCATTGGAACAACATCATAGCTTATGCATTTCCCTGCTGATATTATTTCAGAATCCAGTACCGGTGTCAGTTTGGTAAGCTCCGGAGACGCACCTGCCGCAGAAATACCGGGAATTGTTGATACCTGAGTTGTACCTCCAAGAAGAATATAAAGTATATCATGCCTATCTGTAATTTTGTTATAAACATTATTGCCTTCAACTATTTCCATAAATTGCCATTGCCGCGATATTATAATACTTCTGCTGAAATCATGTTTAAATTCATTAAAGGAAATTTTATTTAGAATAAGAGAAAGATATGCAACACAAACAGGACAAGCATTACTGGAATAACAAATATCAGCAGGGTTAAAACTGAGGAAAGGTAGTATATACGCATTGCTTTCTTTATATCATTAACACCGGGGGATTTTGCATCAGGATTTATTATGTATTCACCGGATTTCTCAAGCCTGATGCCAAGCACTTTAGCCATTGCCCCCATGCTGTATCCTGCATTCAGGCTGTCTGTTGTATTTACTATCCTGGTTTTTGCGTATTTAATGCCCAGAAGGAAAGCACTGATGCCGAATATAAATGGTGCCATTCTTGAAGTGATAAAGTTTGTAATAGAATCTCCAATTGCAGTGCACCTCCCGAATTCATAGTGGATATTGTCACGATATGCTATATTGGAATCCATAGTATTGATAACCCGGGCCACCATTGCACCAGCGATGCCAAAAAACGCATAGAAGAACATTGGAGTGAGATATCCATCTACAAAGCCTTCTGCAATAGTTTCTACTGCCGCAGATGCGATTTTGCCAGAATCCATACTGGAGGTGTCCCTCCGGACAACCAAGGATGTGTATTTTTTAGCAGAATCCAGATCACCTTTTTCCAGTGCATTTATAATTCTGTTTACATGTGTTCCCATACCCCTTATAGAAAATGTACTTTTAAGGAAATATATATAGATAAAAGCGAAAAGAATAAGCAATATAGTATTTTTGGCTATGTATAATAAATACAGTACGGCAAGCAATGGAACCGTATTTATAAGTATAATAGAAATAAGAAAAAAACATCCGGCTGCTATTTTATTATTCTTTGAAATAAACCGTGTTTTTAGATTTGATATTGTAATGCCTATAAAAACTACGGGGTGTATCCTGTTTTGAGGCTCCCCTATAACAACATCAAATAAAATAGAAAAGAATAAAATTAATAATGCCAGGACAAGCAATTCAATCATAATATCAAATCTTCTAGCAGTTCCATATTCATATTCCCGGTAAATAGCTTTGAGGTTGCAGCTATATTTTTAATCATGGTTTTTCTGTAATCTCCACTCTCAATATTCAGCAGG from Ferroplasma acidiphilum carries:
- a CDS encoding nicotinate-nucleotide--dimethylbenzimidazole phosphoribosyltransferase; its protein translation is MEIVEGNNVYNKITDRHDILYILLGGTTQVSTIPGISAAGASPELTKLTPVLDSEIISAGKCISYDVVPMTEEGIPTPSIITRGANEISGINTLIMDAGFIQDPAVPFIKTSLGSAGDGSKEKALQFYERAKAYGSYLGNLLDGKYKFIFLAESVPGGTTTAHTVLSSIGIGEMTSSSMKNSPDAIKESFTARALERTGKLPGYNDSVAEFGDYMMAISLGIGSVINKSTLFYAGGTQMATVFYLDRLINGNNNRYVFTTGYIMKDKEKLMRKLAGQSVLYANMNFSGITGLKYYDEGYVKEGTGFGAAFGISYLLGGNTAPVYSNIKKVYRSFLK
- a CDS encoding cobalamin biosynthesis protein, which codes for MIELLVLALLILFFSILFDVVIGEPQNRIHPVVFIGITISNLKTRFISKNNKIAAGCFFLISIILINTVPLLAVLYLLYIAKNTILLILFAFIYIYFLKSTFSIRGMGTHVNRIINALEKGDLDSAKKYTSLVVRRDTSSMDSGKIASAAVETIAEGFVDGYLTPMFFYAFFGIAGAMVARVINTMDSNIAYRDNIHYEFGRCTAIGDSITNFITSRMAPFIFGISAFLLGIKYAKTRIVNTTDSLNAGYSMGAMAKVLGIRLEKSGEYIINPDAKSPGVNDIKKAMRIYYLSSVLTLLIFVIPVMLVLFVLHIFLLF
- the sppA gene encoding signal peptide peptidase SppA, with the translated sequence MYIGVLNFKGTITGSSPGTYMPALRYIERKNKVKALLIVINSGGGDANATEILYNQLMKISSKKPVYALIEGIGASGAYWLACSAEKIFAMRTSLVGSIGVISMSPDFSEFLDTLGIKMRINKVGKYKDINSPFRPMTEEENTIYNNIMKDVYSVFREEVKKRRNLGEDIMEDIATGLVFSAEQAKKNGLIDGIANLETVVDELKAKTGTNSIKNLTPKRPFISRLMSMSFEAIYNVIK